The Catenuloplanes niger genome includes a window with the following:
- a CDS encoding GspE/PulE family protein, with product MDQTFRPLMDALKRRGVDPQMVDYAAEEAERSGRSMRAVLINDQIVTEQELTAAAADAYGVQTVDLVGYPIEQAALQKIPLSLVQRHRVIGITIEGNELTVGVTDPADVVALDDVRAATGMVIRPVVVARTEVRKIIEKLQREESDLGDMAEALRVEQPSSMTAVTSGDEDAPIVRYVNSLIEQAIQNRASDLHLEPSETDLRVRYRIDGVLHEVDTVPQAVQSALISRLKIMSNVDITERRIPQNGRITMQLNNRKVDLRAATLPTVWGEKIVLRVLDTGGINLDLAGFGFTEDNYERFSASFAKPHGMLLVTGPTGSGKSTTLYATLAKISKPTVNIITVEDPVEYRLPGINQVQVNIKAGLTFAAVLPAILRSDPDVVLIGEIRDGTTAQFAVEAALTGHLVLSTLHTNDAPSAIVRLTEMGIEPFLVGSSVDCVLAQRLARRLCDWCKTEYYPPDAELEAARWPFDQWDPPAQLWKPVGCRSCAGTGYKGRLAVHEVMPVTEEIEKLAVARAPASDIHAVAQAQGMFDLRIDGLLKAANGQTSISEVLRVAI from the coding sequence ATGGACCAGACCTTCCGTCCGCTGATGGACGCGCTGAAGCGGCGTGGCGTCGACCCGCAGATGGTCGACTACGCCGCCGAGGAGGCGGAACGCAGCGGGCGCTCGATGCGCGCGGTGCTGATCAACGACCAGATCGTCACCGAGCAGGAGCTGACCGCCGCCGCGGCCGACGCGTACGGCGTCCAGACCGTGGACCTGGTCGGCTACCCGATCGAGCAGGCGGCGCTGCAGAAGATCCCACTGTCGCTGGTCCAGCGGCACCGGGTCATCGGCATCACGATCGAGGGCAACGAGCTCACGGTCGGCGTCACCGACCCGGCCGACGTGGTCGCGCTGGACGACGTGCGCGCCGCCACCGGCATGGTGATCCGCCCGGTCGTGGTCGCGCGCACCGAGGTCCGCAAGATCATCGAGAAGCTGCAGCGTGAGGAGAGCGACCTCGGCGACATGGCCGAGGCGCTGCGCGTGGAGCAGCCGTCCTCGATGACCGCGGTCACCTCGGGCGACGAGGACGCGCCGATCGTCCGGTACGTCAACTCGCTGATCGAGCAGGCCATCCAGAACCGCGCGTCCGACCTGCACCTCGAACCCAGCGAGACGGACCTGCGCGTGCGCTACCGGATCGACGGCGTGCTGCACGAGGTCGACACCGTGCCGCAGGCCGTGCAGAGCGCGCTGATCTCCCGCTTGAAGATCATGTCGAACGTCGACATCACCGAGCGCCGCATCCCGCAGAACGGCCGCATCACGATGCAGCTCAACAACCGCAAGGTCGACCTGCGCGCCGCCACGCTCCCCACGGTCTGGGGCGAGAAGATCGTCCTGCGCGTGCTCGACACCGGCGGCATCAACCTCGACCTGGCCGGATTCGGCTTCACCGAGGACAACTACGAGCGCTTCTCCGCGTCGTTCGCCAAACCGCACGGCATGCTGCTGGTCACCGGCCCGACCGGTTCCGGAAAGTCCACCACGCTGTACGCCACGCTCGCGAAGATCAGCAAGCCGACGGTCAACATCATCACGGTCGAGGACCCGGTGGAGTACCGGCTGCCCGGCATCAACCAGGTCCAGGTCAACATCAAGGCCGGCCTGACGTTCGCCGCGGTCCTCCCGGCCATCCTGCGCTCCGACCCCGACGTGGTGCTGATCGGTGAGATCCGGGACGGCACCACCGCCCAGTTCGCGGTCGAGGCCGCGCTCACCGGTCACCTGGTGCTCTCCACGCTGCACACCAACGACGCGCCCAGCGCCATCGTCCGCCTCACCGAGATGGGCATCGAACCGTTCCTGGTCGGCTCGTCCGTCGACTGCGTCCTCGCCCAGCGCCTCGCCCGCCGCCTCTGCGACTGGTGCAAGACCGAGTACTACCCGCCCGACGCCGAGCTCGAGGCCGCCCGCTGGCCGTTCGACCAGTGGGACCCGCCCGCCCAGCTCTGGAAGCCGGTCGGCTGCCGCAGCTGCGCCGGCACCGGCTACAAGGGCCGCCTCGCGGTCCACGAGGTCATGCCGGTCACCGAGGAGATCGAGAAGCTCGCGGTCGCCCGCGCCCCGGCCAGCGACATCCACGCCGTGGCCCAGGCCCAGGGCATGTTCGACCTGCGCATCGACGGCCTCCTCAAGGCCGCCAACGGCCAGACCTCCATCTCCGAGGTCCTCCGCGTCGCCATCTGA
- a CDS encoding type IV pilus twitching motility protein PilT gives MIVEQTLDDLVAGGDRNDNRDSLDAMLQSLIEAQGSDLHLTVGAPPTIRVHGALSYLPDYERMSQIDVAMLARAATSDSQWEIFRDSSELDFAYSVPHIGRFRVNLYQQRGSVGAAFRAIAQRIRPLDELGVPDAVGRFASLHRGLVLVTGPTGSGKTTTLAALLDLANRTRSSHIVTIEDPIEFLHPHKKSLVNQREVGADTKDFSTALKHALRQDPDIILVGELRDLETTQTALTAAETGHLVLATLHTQSATQTIDRIIDIFPPHQQQQIRAQLSMALQGVVTQALCARADGTGRTIITEIMTATPAIRSLIREGKTHQIPSFMQAGSADGMLSFDQHLAERVRHQIITFEQAVDLCHSVEELRRLTGRV, from the coding sequence GTGATCGTAGAGCAGACGCTCGACGACCTGGTGGCGGGCGGTGACCGGAATGACAACCGGGATTCCCTGGACGCCATGCTTCAGTCGCTGATTGAGGCGCAGGGCTCGGATCTGCACCTGACCGTCGGCGCCCCGCCGACGATCCGGGTGCACGGTGCGCTCAGCTACCTGCCCGACTACGAGCGGATGAGCCAGATCGACGTTGCGATGCTGGCCCGCGCGGCCACCAGCGACAGCCAGTGGGAGATCTTCCGGGACAGCAGCGAGCTGGACTTCGCGTACAGCGTGCCGCATATCGGGCGATTCCGGGTCAACCTGTATCAGCAGCGCGGATCGGTCGGCGCCGCCTTCCGAGCCATCGCGCAGCGGATCAGGCCGCTGGACGAGCTCGGCGTGCCGGACGCGGTCGGCCGGTTCGCGTCGCTGCACCGCGGGCTGGTGCTGGTCACCGGCCCGACCGGTTCCGGCAAGACGACCACGCTGGCCGCGCTGCTGGACCTCGCGAACCGCACCCGCTCATCGCACATCGTGACGATCGAGGACCCGATCGAGTTCCTGCACCCGCACAAGAAGAGCCTGGTCAACCAGCGCGAGGTGGGTGCGGACACGAAGGACTTCTCGACCGCGCTGAAGCACGCGCTGCGCCAGGACCCGGACATCATCCTGGTCGGTGAGCTCCGCGACCTGGAGACCACGCAGACCGCGCTGACCGCGGCCGAGACCGGTCACCTGGTGCTGGCGACGCTGCACACGCAGAGCGCCACCCAGACCATCGACCGCATCATCGACATCTTCCCGCCGCACCAGCAGCAGCAGATCCGCGCGCAGCTGTCGATGGCACTGCAGGGCGTGGTCACGCAGGCGCTGTGCGCGCGGGCGGACGGCACCGGCCGCACCATCATCACCGAGATCATGACGGCGACGCCGGCCATCCGGTCGCTGATCCGTGAGGGCAAGACCCACCAGATCCCGTCGTTCATGCAGGCCGGCAGCGCCGACGGCATGTTGTCGTTCGACCAGCACCTGGCCGAGCGGGTACGGCACCAGATCATCACCTTCGAGCAGGCCGTCGACCTCTGCCATTCGGTCGAGGAACTGCGCCGCCTCACCGGACGGGTGTGA
- a CDS encoding type II secretion system F family protein: MAATKTFDYSSVDATGKRSKGKIDASNEASAAQMLRQRGIVPLSIAESGQGLNKELSIPGLSGRVTLKDLSVFSRQFATLTASGMSLLRTLAVLEEQTTKAPLRKALSDIRSDVSAGVALSAAMGKHNRIFPTLMIAMIRAGEAGGFMDQALERIAVNFEKDAVLRGKIKSALTYPAIVLGFSFVLIAGVLKFIVPVFEKMFRDLGGDLPLPTKIIVNASHSLPWTGPLMLVLVIGGTIGVRQGLRRSPAFRLWFDRAKLRLPVFGSLLRKIAISRFSRNLGTLLSSGVPMLQALDVVGATTGNAVIAHAMKDVQDSIRDGQPMSAPLGRHSVFPQMVTQMIEVGEESGQISQMLGKIADFYDREVDTAAESLTASIEPLMVLFMGVTVGSMVVCLYLPMFTVYQNIGGTS, from the coding sequence ATGGCAGCCACCAAGACCTTCGACTACAGCAGCGTCGACGCCACCGGCAAGCGCAGCAAGGGCAAGATCGACGCGTCGAACGAGGCGTCGGCCGCGCAGATGCTGCGGCAGCGCGGCATCGTGCCGCTCTCCATCGCCGAGTCGGGGCAGGGCCTCAACAAGGAGTTGAGCATCCCGGGCCTGAGCGGCCGGGTCACGCTCAAGGACCTGTCCGTCTTCTCGCGGCAGTTCGCGACGCTGACCGCGTCCGGCATGTCGCTGCTGCGCACGCTGGCGGTGCTGGAGGAGCAGACGACCAAGGCACCGCTGCGCAAGGCGCTCAGCGACATCCGCAGCGACGTCTCGGCCGGTGTCGCGCTCTCCGCGGCGATGGGCAAACACAACCGGATCTTTCCCACGCTGATGATCGCCATGATCCGCGCCGGTGAGGCCGGTGGTTTCATGGACCAGGCGCTGGAACGGATCGCGGTCAACTTCGAGAAGGACGCCGTTCTCCGCGGAAAGATCAAGAGCGCGCTGACGTACCCGGCGATCGTGTTGGGTTTCAGCTTCGTCCTGATCGCCGGCGTCCTCAAGTTCATCGTGCCGGTCTTCGAGAAGATGTTCCGGGACCTGGGCGGCGACCTGCCGCTCCCCACGAAGATCATCGTCAACGCCAGCCACAGCCTGCCCTGGACCGGGCCGCTGATGCTGGTGCTGGTGATCGGCGGCACCATCGGGGTCCGGCAGGGGCTGCGGCGCAGTCCCGCGTTCCGGCTCTGGTTCGACCGGGCGAAGCTGCGGCTGCCGGTCTTCGGCAGCCTGCTGCGGAAGATCGCGATCAGCCGCTTCTCCCGGAACCTCGGCACGCTGCTGTCCTCGGGCGTGCCCATGCTCCAGGCCCTCGACGTGGTCGGTGCCACCACCGGCAACGCCGTGATCGCGCACGCCATGAAGGACGTCCAGGACTCGATCCGGGACGGCCAGCCGATGTCCGCGCCGCTGGGCCGGCACTCCGTCTTCCCGCAGATGGTCACACAAATGATCGAGGTCGGCGAAGAGAGCGGCCAAATCAGTCAGATGCTCGGCAAGATTGCCGACTTCTATGACCGCGAGGTCGACACGGCGGCCGAAAGCCTCACCGCCTCGATCGAGCCTCTGATGGTGCTCTTCATGGGTGTCACGGTCGGATCGATGGTCGTCTGCCTCTACCTGCCGATGTTCACGGTCTACCAGAACATCGGCGGCACCTCCTGA
- a CDS encoding type II secretion system protein has protein sequence MQHLIAKSQKKRAESDKGFTLIELLVVVVIIGILVAIAVPVYLNYRKGASNKSAQSDVRAAISAVETFYTENGNKYPDNVTATAPAALNLALTGTTGTQKSTISDGNTIRYARKTLTNYVICGQNADGLKFFVYDNANGGSVKESTATTMDACIANGTPTTP, from the coding sequence ATGCAGCACCTCATCGCCAAGTCCCAGAAGAAGCGGGCCGAGAGCGACAAGGGCTTCACCCTGATCGAGCTGCTGGTGGTCGTCGTGATCATCGGCATCCTGGTCGCCATCGCCGTCCCGGTGTACCTGAACTACCGCAAGGGCGCGTCGAACAAGTCGGCCCAGTCCGACGTGCGCGCCGCGATCTCCGCGGTGGAGACGTTCTACACGGAGAACGGCAACAAGTACCCGGACAACGTGACCGCGACCGCGCCGGCCGCCCTCAACCTGGCGCTGACCGGCACCACCGGCACGCAGAAGTCGACGATCTCCGACGGCAACACGATCCGGTACGCCCGCAAGACGCTGACCAACTACGTCATCTGCGGCCAGAACGCGGACGGCCTGAAGTTCTTCGTCTACGACAACGCCAACGGCGGATCGGTCAAGGAGTCCACGGCCACCACCATGGACGCCTGCATCGCGAACGGCACCCCCACCACCCCGTAA
- a CDS encoding prepilin peptidase, producing the protein MMTPLLVLAAVLGLAIGSFLNVVIYRVPRGESLVHPGSACPSCGDAIRPRHNVPVLGWLALRGRCHSCAAPISVRYPLVEAGTALLFVAITARFGWTPELPAYLYLAAIAVALALIDLDVKRLPDAIVLPSYVVGLVLLAPTVATAGWGHALRALAAMAMLYLFYFGLAHVYRGGMGFGDVKLAGLLGLYLGWLGWDAVLVGAFAGFLLGGLAGIALLASRRATGKSEVPFGPYMLLGAFLAIFAAGPVAGWYLSLLPTA; encoded by the coding sequence ATGATGACTCCGCTGCTGGTACTGGCCGCCGTGCTCGGCCTCGCGATCGGCTCGTTCCTGAACGTCGTGATCTACCGGGTGCCGCGCGGCGAGTCGCTGGTGCACCCGGGCTCGGCCTGCCCCAGCTGCGGCGACGCCATCCGGCCCCGGCACAACGTGCCGGTGCTCGGCTGGCTGGCGCTGCGCGGGCGGTGCCACAGCTGCGCCGCGCCGATCAGCGTGCGGTACCCGCTGGTCGAGGCCGGCACCGCGCTGCTCTTCGTGGCGATCACCGCCCGCTTCGGGTGGACGCCGGAGCTGCCCGCCTATCTCTACCTGGCCGCGATCGCGGTCGCGCTGGCGCTCATCGACCTGGACGTCAAGCGCCTCCCGGACGCGATCGTGCTGCCCTCGTACGTCGTCGGCCTGGTGCTCCTGGCCCCCACGGTGGCGACCGCCGGCTGGGGGCACGCGCTGCGCGCGCTCGCCGCGATGGCCATGCTCTACCTGTTCTACTTCGGACTCGCCCACGTCTACCGGGGCGGCATGGGCTTCGGCGACGTCAAGCTCGCCGGTCTGCTCGGGCTCTACCTGGGCTGGCTCGGCTGGGACGCGGTCCTGGTCGGCGCCTTCGCCGGCTTCCTGCTCGGCGGCCTGGCCGGGATCGCGCTGCTGGCGTCGCGCCGCGCCACCGGCAAGTCCGAGGTGCCGTTCGGCCCGTACATGCTGCTCGGCGCGTTTCTCGCGATCTTCGCAGCCGGCCCCGTCGCCGGCTGGTATCTCTCGCTGCTCCCCACCGCCTGA
- the pilM gene encoding type IV pilus assembly protein PilM, with amino-acid sequence MAATNLIGLDIGSMSVRAVETTRTKQGLGILNYAQAPLPAGAVVSGVVRDDAAVTAALKELWTTTKFRSRHVTLGVTNPQAVVREMSVAKLPRNQLKKSLPFQVRDMLPLAVERALLDFYPLEEPAGDTIRGLLIAAPKDAVLTAVRAVERAGLFVDRVDLASFALLRSSSWLDTTVEAIVDIGAQATSVVVHANGEPLIVRTVPRGGQELTELLAGRLGIGATEAEAVKCWVGLRTQEGPEVAEILREGLRPLISEIRSSFTYLSSSERPTQVQRLALSGGGSLLPGLPELLAYELSVATVIADPMSRLRGVENGQHDNLERFRSSAAVSIGLTLGAA; translated from the coding sequence ATGGCTGCCACCAATCTCATCGGCCTGGACATTGGATCGATGTCCGTACGGGCCGTCGAGACCACCCGCACCAAGCAAGGCCTGGGCATCCTGAACTACGCCCAGGCCCCGCTACCGGCCGGAGCGGTCGTCAGCGGCGTGGTCCGGGACGACGCCGCGGTCACCGCCGCCCTCAAGGAGCTGTGGACGACCACGAAGTTCCGCAGCCGGCACGTCACGCTCGGCGTCACCAACCCGCAGGCGGTCGTGCGCGAGATGTCCGTCGCGAAGCTGCCCCGCAACCAGCTGAAGAAGTCGCTGCCGTTCCAGGTGCGCGACATGCTGCCGCTGGCCGTGGAGCGCGCGCTGCTCGACTTCTACCCGCTGGAGGAGCCGGCCGGCGACACGATCCGCGGCCTGCTCATCGCGGCGCCGAAGGACGCGGTGCTGACCGCGGTGCGCGCGGTCGAGCGGGCCGGGCTCTTCGTCGACCGCGTCGACCTGGCCTCGTTCGCGCTGCTGCGCTCCTCCTCCTGGCTGGACACCACCGTGGAGGCGATCGTCGACATCGGCGCGCAGGCCACCAGCGTGGTCGTGCACGCGAACGGCGAGCCGCTGATCGTGCGTACCGTGCCGCGCGGCGGTCAGGAGCTGACCGAGCTGCTGGCCGGCCGGCTCGGCATCGGCGCCACCGAGGCCGAGGCGGTCAAGTGCTGGGTCGGCCTGCGCACCCAGGAGGGCCCGGAGGTCGCCGAGATCCTGCGCGAGGGACTGCGGCCGCTGATCAGCGAGATCCGCAGCTCGTTCACGTACCTCAGCTCCAGCGAGCGGCCCACCCAGGTGCAGCGACTGGCGCTGTCCGGCGGCGGCTCGCTGCTGCCCGGTCTGCCCGAGCTGCTCGCCTACGAGCTGTCGGTCGCCACGGTCATCGCGGACCCGATGAGCCGGCTGCGGGGGGTCGAGAACGGCCAGCACGACAACCTGGAGCGGTTCCGCTCCTCCGCGGCCGTCTCCATCGGCCTGACCCTCGGAGCGGCCTGA
- a CDS encoding PilN domain-containing protein, producing MTTEQMPAHEQPQFVAQQIAPQEPLRMLTISANLLPDEILAGRRGRRVRAVVGVAMVGVVGLLGAWYGLSVTQTMAAQTALDQANDSVRAVKDQQKQYAELIQTRQDLTAIEGQLGTLMATDIQWYTLVKDVRTALPKEVSLVNIVASTASDSTSTTSGSLPLETAAEQIGTMTLTGSADDKDKIADFADNLREVEGVSDPYVTSVTLGDGSEEFAITLNLTDPLLDGRFTPQETATPGGN from the coding sequence ATGACCACCGAACAGATGCCCGCACACGAGCAGCCGCAGTTCGTGGCGCAGCAGATCGCGCCCCAGGAACCGCTGCGGATGCTGACCATCAGCGCGAACCTGCTGCCGGACGAGATCCTGGCCGGTCGCCGGGGCCGCCGGGTCCGCGCCGTCGTCGGCGTCGCCATGGTCGGCGTCGTCGGCCTGCTCGGCGCCTGGTACGGCCTCTCGGTCACGCAGACCATGGCCGCCCAGACCGCGCTGGACCAGGCCAACGACTCGGTGCGCGCGGTCAAGGACCAGCAGAAGCAGTACGCCGAGCTGATCCAGACCCGGCAGGACCTCACCGCGATCGAGGGCCAGCTCGGCACCCTGATGGCCACCGACATCCAGTGGTACACGCTGGTCAAGGACGTCCGGACCGCTCTGCCCAAGGAGGTCTCGCTGGTCAACATCGTGGCCTCCACCGCGTCCGACTCGACGTCGACCACCAGCGGCAGCCTGCCCCTGGAGACCGCGGCCGAGCAGATCGGCACGATGACGCTGACCGGCTCCGCGGACGACAAGGACAAGATCGCCGACTTCGCCGACAACCTGCGCGAGGTCGAGGGCGTCTCCGACCCGTACGTGACCAGCGTGACGCTCGGTGACGGCAGCGAAGAGTTCGCGATCACGCTCAACCTCACCGATCCCCTCCTCGACGGCCGGTTCACGCCGCAGGAGACCGCCACCCCCGGAGGCAACTGA
- the gspM gene encoding type II secretion system protein GspM — protein sequence MRVQHVDRWWIAGGVVATVVLFVLTWFLLISPASTERASLRSDTAAAKDQLTTEQATLDELSAASAKKDEYDRDLATAQRALPGEARSSELMRQIKKQAEASKINVETLTVGGGVPIADTTPPVFQLPITAIVAGKTADIEKFVLALQQGGDRALLISSSTLNANGGGTVGGDADSARMTLSISAFVQQDDKKSEDPEEAVPAN from the coding sequence ATGCGCGTCCAGCATGTGGACCGCTGGTGGATCGCCGGCGGCGTCGTCGCCACGGTCGTCCTGTTCGTCCTGACCTGGTTCCTGCTCATCTCGCCGGCCAGTACCGAGCGGGCGTCGCTGCGGTCGGACACGGCCGCGGCGAAGGACCAGCTCACCACCGAGCAGGCGACGCTGGACGAGCTCAGCGCCGCGTCCGCGAAGAAGGACGAGTACGACCGTGACCTCGCCACGGCGCAGCGCGCGCTGCCCGGCGAGGCCCGGTCGTCCGAGCTGATGCGTCAGATCAAGAAGCAGGCCGAGGCCTCGAAGATCAACGTGGAGACGCTGACGGTGGGCGGCGGCGTCCCGATCGCGGACACCACCCCGCCGGTCTTCCAGCTGCCGATCACCGCCATCGTCGCCGGCAAGACCGCCGACATCGAGAAGTTCGTCCTGGCCCTGCAGCAGGGCGGCGACCGGGCGCTGCTGATCAGCTCGTCCACGCTGAACGCGAACGGCGGCGGCACGGTCGGCGGCGACGCCGACAGCGCCCGGATGACGCTCTCGATCAGCGCGTTCGTCCAGCAGGACGACAAGAAGTCCGAGGACCCCGAGGAAGCGGTCCCGGCCAACTGA
- a CDS encoding putative Ig domain-containing protein translates to MRHRRRTGDDGFTMAETLVAIGIIGTVMLALTSFYIATIRITAAQGDRQVAIQAASDAMERVRALKPSTLITGRDLNSSTVQWNSPVRGVSSLLSLGTLAYDPAAGNGAGSTAALPTTARTVQINGVSLKQNYYVSTCLRAAGAATECLPAAPGVSFLEFYRVVVAVTWDEPSCQDGVCSYVTSTLVGRNTTEPIFNYNGTAEALRFTTVYTEQVNTTGAAINLPFTATGGKEPYAWSAQGLPAGLRIDPAGGLITGTPTGVGTGPVTVTVRDADNKNLSTTFTWAINGLPVIQPVPDNTLSTVSGLKVTQVFTVTGGTGPFTWSAQGLPAGLTMDAATGVVTGLPVTLGSSTVTLTVVDKVGNQARSTFSWVVPAMVMAQPANQEVAKSTAVSFPAPVVTGGTGPFTWSLGVGAPAWLTVDVLTGALTGTTPAIGSLVPASVTLTVTDSKGVTASRVFTVTVKP, encoded by the coding sequence ATGCGACACCGCAGACGCACCGGCGACGACGGCTTCACCATGGCCGAGACCCTGGTGGCGATCGGGATCATCGGCACCGTGATGCTGGCGCTCACGTCGTTCTACATCGCCACCATCCGGATCACCGCCGCGCAGGGTGACCGGCAGGTGGCGATCCAGGCCGCCAGCGACGCGATGGAGCGCGTGCGCGCGCTGAAGCCGTCCACGCTGATCACCGGCCGGGACCTGAACAGCTCGACCGTGCAGTGGAACAGCCCGGTGCGCGGCGTCTCCTCGCTGCTGTCGCTGGGCACGCTGGCCTACGACCCCGCGGCCGGGAACGGCGCCGGCAGCACCGCGGCGCTGCCCACCACCGCCCGCACGGTGCAGATCAACGGGGTGTCGCTCAAGCAGAACTACTACGTCAGCACCTGTCTGCGGGCGGCGGGCGCGGCCACCGAGTGCCTGCCGGCCGCGCCCGGCGTCAGCTTCCTGGAGTTCTACCGCGTGGTCGTGGCGGTCACCTGGGACGAACCCAGCTGCCAGGACGGCGTCTGCTCCTACGTCACCTCGACGCTGGTCGGCAGGAACACCACGGAACCGATCTTCAACTACAACGGTACGGCCGAGGCGCTGCGGTTCACGACCGTCTACACCGAGCAGGTGAACACCACCGGCGCCGCGATCAACCTGCCGTTCACCGCGACCGGCGGCAAGGAGCCGTACGCCTGGTCCGCCCAGGGCCTCCCGGCCGGCCTGCGGATCGACCCGGCGGGTGGCCTGATCACCGGCACGCCGACCGGCGTCGGCACCGGCCCGGTCACCGTGACGGTGCGCGACGCGGACAACAAGAACCTCTCCACCACGTTCACCTGGGCCATCAACGGGCTGCCGGTCATCCAGCCGGTGCCCGACAACACGCTCAGCACCGTGTCCGGGCTCAAGGTCACGCAGGTGTTCACGGTGACCGGCGGCACCGGCCCGTTCACCTGGTCCGCCCAGGGCCTGCCGGCCGGGCTGACGATGGACGCCGCGACCGGCGTGGTCACCGGCCTCCCGGTCACGCTCGGGAGCAGCACCGTCACGCTGACCGTCGTGGACAAGGTAGGCAACCAGGCCAGGAGCACGTTCAGCTGGGTGGTGCCCGCGATGGTGATGGCGCAGCCGGCCAACCAGGAGGTCGCGAAGAGCACGGCGGTGTCCTTCCCGGCGCCGGTCGTGACCGGTGGCACCGGACCGTTCACCTGGTCGCTCGGCGTCGGCGCACCGGCCTGGCTGACGGTCGACGTGCTGACCGGCGCGCTGACCGGCACCACGCCGGCCATCGGATCGCTGGTCCCCGCCTCGGTCACGCTGACCGTGACGGACAGCAAGGGCGTGACCGCCAGCCGGGTCTTCACCGTGACGGTGAAGCCATGA
- a CDS encoding ricin-type beta-trefoil lectin domain protein, translating to MRKLLNRVRRDDRGSLPLALMVTLVGTTLGGLLVTLVTTQLVATRVADARVQALQAAQTGLDVALSQIRGAVAGGVGNQKLLPCLPLTGALGGSDPSSYSVTVTYYNSDPQGKDAAWLQAASNRVNCVSLNGTVAVPAYALLTSTGSATRGSTTTKRELSGTYMFHTTNENISGGLIHVFRGSTSLNDLCMDAGSGSPAEGTPVKMQICNAGAVAQTWAYNPNLSISLVSSKGGSRPLGLCLEAVAQRTDRSPIVLKACNAVVPALYKQQWSINDSANLVNSRADGTDTDGFCINVASANSPGSGLYITNRNCGGSYNNVQTFSPDATVGGGQAASAIGRSIGQLVNYAQFGRCLDATGGDPNASHMIAWICKQNPNAGLVMWNQRYNLPDLPAGKAGKADNTAQGTITTTYTDSRGNKITICLQSPLAVEVGRYVLTRGCDNGTDQRWTVKGQTNSYATSYTIVDSSGFCLTPRDPKLANPDLFQEVNKVSKIYVAKCDGSTLQKWNADSNIIAAMALKDVKEK from the coding sequence ATGAGAAAGCTGCTGAACCGAGTGCGGCGGGACGACCGCGGTTCGCTCCCGCTGGCGCTGATGGTGACGCTCGTCGGCACCACGCTGGGTGGGCTGCTGGTAACGCTGGTCACCACCCAGCTGGTCGCCACCCGGGTGGCGGACGCCCGGGTGCAGGCGCTCCAGGCGGCGCAGACCGGGCTGGACGTCGCGCTGTCGCAGATCCGCGGTGCGGTGGCCGGCGGGGTCGGCAACCAGAAGCTGCTGCCCTGCCTGCCGCTGACCGGCGCGCTCGGCGGCAGCGACCCGTCGTCGTACTCGGTCACGGTCACGTACTACAACAGCGACCCGCAGGGCAAGGACGCGGCCTGGCTGCAGGCGGCGTCCAACAGGGTCAACTGTGTCAGCCTGAACGGCACCGTGGCCGTGCCGGCGTACGCGCTGCTCACCTCGACCGGCAGCGCCACCCGCGGGTCCACCACCACCAAGCGTGAGCTGAGTGGCACCTACATGTTCCACACCACGAACGAGAACATCAGCGGCGGGCTGATCCACGTCTTTCGCGGCAGCACCAGCCTCAACGACCTCTGCATGGACGCCGGCTCCGGCAGCCCGGCCGAGGGCACGCCGGTGAAGATGCAGATCTGCAACGCGGGCGCGGTCGCGCAGACCTGGGCGTACAACCCGAACCTGTCGATCTCGTTGGTCTCGTCGAAGGGCGGGTCCCGGCCGCTGGGCCTGTGCCTGGAGGCGGTCGCGCAGCGCACCGACCGGTCGCCGATCGTGCTGAAGGCGTGCAACGCGGTGGTGCCGGCGCTCTACAAGCAACAGTGGAGCATCAACGACTCGGCGAACCTGGTCAACAGCAGGGCCGACGGTACGGACACGGACGGCTTCTGCATCAACGTGGCCAGCGCGAACTCGCCGGGCAGCGGGCTCTACATCACGAACCGGAACTGTGGCGGGTCCTACAACAACGTGCAGACGTTCTCCCCGGACGCCACGGTCGGCGGCGGCCAGGCCGCGTCCGCGATCGGCCGGTCGATCGGCCAGCTGGTCAACTACGCGCAGTTCGGCCGTTGCCTGGACGCCACCGGCGGCGACCCGAACGCGTCACACATGATCGCCTGGATCTGCAAGCAGAACCCCAACGCCGGCCTGGTCATGTGGAATCAGCGGTACAACCTTCCGGACCTGCCGGCCGGGAAGGCGGGCAAGGCGGACAACACCGCGCAGGGGACCATCACCACCACGTACACGGACTCGAGGGGCAACAAGATCACGATTTGCCTGCAGAGCCCGCTCGCCGTCGAGGTCGGCCGCTACGTGCTCACCCGTGGCTGCGACAACGGCACGGATCAGCGGTGGACCGTCAAGGGCCAGACCAACTCGTACGCCACCAGCTACACCATCGTGGACTCGAGCGGCTTCTGTCTCACGCCGCGCGACCCGAAGCTGGCGAACCCGGACCTCTTCCAGGAGGTCAACAAGGTCAGCAAGATCTACGTGGCGAAGTGCGACGGCTCGACGCTGCAGAAGTGGAACGCGGACAGCAACATCATCGCGGCGATGGCGCTGAAGGACGTCAAGGAGAAGTGA